The following are encoded together in the Mus pahari unplaced genomic scaffold, PAHARI_EIJ_v1.1 scaffold_9355_1, whole genome shotgun sequence genome:
- the LOC110315072 gene encoding olfactory receptor 5AN1-like, which produces MIGGRNITMITQFILLGFSDFPRITVPLFVMFLMIYTMAVTWNFSLIALIRMDSHLHTPMYFFLSNLFFIDICLVTSTAPKMLSNFFQEKQTISFVSCIVQYFILSTMGLTECCLLTVMAYDRYAAICNPLLYSSIMSPSLCGRMVMGSYAAGLTGSVSQIFALLQLHFCGPNVIRHFFCDISQLLNLSCSDAFFVQVLLAILTMCFGIANALATMLSYGFIVLSILKISSAKGKSKAFNTCASHLTAVSLFYSTGIFVYLQSSSGSSSSFERFTSVFYTVVIPMLNPLIYILRNREIKDAMKRLQKKKICS; this is translated from the coding sequence ATGATTGGGGGAAGAAATATTACCATGATCACACAGTTCATTCTCCTGGGGTTCTCAGATTTCCCCAGAATCACAGTACCTCTTTTTGTAATGTTTTTGATGATCTACACTATGGCTGTAACCTGGAACTTTTCCCTTATTGCTCTAATAAGAATGGATTCCCACCTTCACACacccatgtatttcttcctcagTAATCTCTTCTTTATAGACATCTGCCTTGTTACTTCCACAGCCCCCAAGATGCTTTCCAACTTCTTCCAGGAAAAGCAAACTATCAGCTTTGTGAGCTGCATAGTTCAATACTTTATCCTTTCCACTATGGGGCTGACTGAATGTTGCCTCCTGACAGTCATGGCCTATGACAGGTATGCTGCCATTTGTAACCCTCTTCTGTACTCATCAATCATGTCACCCAGCCTCTGTGGTAGGATGGTGATGGGAAGCTATGCAGCAGGACTCACAGGTTCTGTGTCTCAGATATTTGCCTTGCTGCAGCTCCATTTCTGTGGACCTAATGTCATTAGGCATTTCTTCTGTGACATATCCCAGCTATTAAATCTATCCTGTAGTGATGCTTTCTTCGTACAGGTCCTTCTTGCTATATTAACCATGTGTTTTGGAATAGCAAATGCCTTAGCTACCATGCTGTCCTATGGTTTTATCGTCCTGTCCATCTTAAAGATCAGTTCAGCAAAGGGCAAGTCCAAGGCCTTCAACACCTGTGCTTCTCACCTGACAGCTGTTTCTCTCTTTTATAGTACTGGCATCTTTGTCTATTTGCAATCCAGTTCTGGTAGCTCCTCCAGCTTTGAAAGATTCACATCTGTCTTCTACACTGTGGTGATTCCCATGTTGAACCCTTTGATTTATATTCTGAGGAACAGGGAAATCAAAGATGCCATGAAGAGgttgcagaaaaagaaaatctgcagCTAA